A stretch of Mycobacterium sp. ITM-2016-00316 DNA encodes these proteins:
- a CDS encoding ABC transporter permease: MTITAERIKLTSTRSPLWLALTVVGISLALAAVQAAAALPYSVVGPDRAVLGVAMFGVPVLMILSALTVTGEYRTGMIRTTFMATPRRSRVLVAKAVVTMVFSGVLAAVMSLGSLLLVRAMLDERQGAQLALTAWAPWRTVGAVTLYAVLAALLAVGLGACVRHSAAVIAILLLLPFVLEPLLGAIPGVGGRVGPLLPFANANAFTEIPWLQTFSMWWGPLGSAVYFAAVAAAVFATAVAVVARRDP; the protein is encoded by the coding sequence ATGACGATCACCGCCGAACGCATCAAACTCACCAGCACCCGCTCGCCCCTGTGGCTGGCGCTCACCGTGGTCGGGATCAGCCTGGCCTTGGCCGCCGTCCAGGCTGCGGCGGCGCTGCCCTACAGCGTGGTGGGCCCGGACCGGGCGGTGCTCGGGGTGGCGATGTTCGGCGTCCCGGTGCTGATGATCCTGTCCGCGCTGACCGTGACCGGGGAGTACCGGACCGGGATGATCCGCACGACGTTCATGGCGACGCCACGCCGATCCCGGGTGCTGGTCGCGAAAGCCGTTGTCACCATGGTGTTCTCCGGGGTGCTCGCCGCCGTTATGTCGCTGGGTTCGCTGCTGCTGGTGCGGGCGATGCTCGACGAGCGCCAGGGCGCGCAGCTGGCGCTCACCGCCTGGGCACCGTGGCGCACCGTCGGGGCGGTGACGTTGTATGCCGTGCTGGCCGCGCTGCTGGCGGTGGGTCTCGGCGCGTGCGTACGCCACAGCGCCGCGGTGATCGCGATCCTGCTGCTGCTGCCGTTCGTGCTGGAACCGCTGCTCGGGGCCATCCCGGGTGTCGGAGGCAGAGTGGGCCCGCTGCTGCCATTCGCTAATGCCAACGCATTCACCGAAATTCCGTGGTTGCAGACCTTTTCAATGTGGTGGGGTCCGCTGGGCTCGGCCGTCTACTTCGCCGCGGTGGCGGCAGCGGTGTTCGCCACGGCTGTCGCCGTCGTCGCCCGGCGCGATCCCTGA